A window of Equus caballus isolate H_3958 breed thoroughbred chromosome 10, TB-T2T, whole genome shotgun sequence contains these coding sequences:
- the EQUCABV1R915 gene encoding vomeronasal type-1 receptor 4, with translation MHVAHTSHFHAGISGSKDSSQSLGFKRMASRDLVIGMIFSLQTVVGILGNFSILYFYLFLHLTGCKLRSTDLILKNLAVANLLVFFPKGVPQMMAGFGLKDFLNDFGCKFVFYVHRVSRDVSIGTTCLLSVFQTMTISPLNSRWAELKVKAHKYIATSNIFCWILNLMLNISLPLYMTAKINNTNFTQREDYGYCDAILDGTVTLTIYVALILCRDGFFLVLIVSASSFMVFILHRHKQQVQYMQRNNLSPRSSPESTATQSILVLVCTFVSLWTLSSISLICLTVLNNLSWWLRDTSELIHACFPTVSPYILINYDSRVPRVCFAWNGIRNPLNFS, from the coding sequence ATGCATGTAGCTCATACTTCACATTTCCATGCAGGAATCTCTGGCTCAAAAGACAGCTCTCAGTCCTTGGGATTTAAGAGAATGGCCTCCAGGGATTTGGTGATAGGAATGATCTTTTCACTACAAACCGTAGTTGGAATTTTGGGGAATTTCTCCATTCTTTACTTTTATCTCTTCCTACACTTGACAGGATGCAAGCTTAGGTCCACGGATTTGATTCTCAAGAATCTGGCTGTAGCCAACCTCTtagttttttttccaaaaggagtCCCCCAAATGATGGCAGGATTTGGGTTAAAAGATTTCCTCAATGATTTTGGATGCAAATTTGTTTTCTATGTTCACAGAGTGAGCAGGGATGTGTCCATTGGCACCACCTGCCTCTTGAGCGTCTTCCAGACCATGACAATTAGTCCCCTGAACTCCAGGTGGGCAGAGCTTAAAGTTAAAGCCCACAAGTACATAGCCACCTCTAATATCTTCTGCTGGATCTTGAACCTGATGCTAAATATTAGCCTCCCTCTGTATATGACTGCTAAAATTAACAACACAAACTTCACACAGAGAGAAGATTATGGCTACTGTGATGCGATACTTGATGGTACCGTCACACTGACCATCTATGTGGCATTGATATTATGCCGTGATGGTTTCTTTCTGGTACTGATTGTGTCAGCCAGCAGCTTCATGGTTTTCATCCTGCACAGGCACAAGCAGCAGGttcaatacatgcagaggaacAATCTGTCTCCAAGATCCTCCCCTGAGTCCACAGCTACACAAAGCATCCTTGTCCTGGTGTGCACCTTTGTATCTTTGTGGACTCTCTCCTCTATCTCCCTCATTTGTTTGACAGTTTTGAACAATCTCAGCTGGTGGCTGAGGGACACTTCTGAGCTAATCCATGCATGTTTCCCAACTGTCAGCCCTTACATTCTCATCAACTATGATTCCAGAGTACCACGGGTCTGCTTTGCTTGGAATGGAATACGAAACCCCctaaatttttcataa